Proteins found in one uncultured Campylobacter sp. genomic segment:
- a CDS encoding YihY family inner membrane protein → MKKLIPALKQAQNRLKNFFRLYDTELMHHASSLSFHTILALLPVLMVSLSVFMQLPSFKGYYDKIMGFIFSNFLPANQASMAHYIEEFMANGLSLGVTGFCAVLVTSVLFFGDFEAIIARISHSPERSFFKSLSTYWTLMTLAPVGLGASFYISGELQELLNKTELTSWINLLKILPYLIVWGIFAITYATAINREIRAKAVLASSLVASILWWLSRLVFAQYVFYNKTYLSIYGSFSVALFFFLWIYISWIFYLYGVKFCVFLDAKFKRGGERQSA, encoded by the coding sequence ATGAAAAAACTAATACCGGCGCTTAAGCAAGCGCAAAACCGACTCAAAAATTTCTTCCGCCTCTACGACACCGAGCTCATGCATCATGCATCAAGCCTTAGCTTTCACACGATTCTGGCGCTACTGCCGGTGCTGATGGTCTCGCTTAGCGTTTTTATGCAGCTGCCAAGCTTTAAAGGCTACTACGACAAGATTATGGGCTTTATTTTTTCAAACTTCCTGCCCGCAAATCAAGCGAGCATGGCGCACTATATCGAGGAATTTATGGCTAACGGCCTAAGCCTTGGCGTAACGGGCTTTTGCGCAGTGTTAGTTACGTCGGTGCTGTTTTTCGGAGACTTTGAAGCGATTATCGCGCGAATTTCGCATTCACCCGAGCGAAGCTTTTTTAAGAGCCTAAGCACCTACTGGACGCTGATGACGCTCGCTCCTGTGGGGCTTGGGGCATCGTTTTATATCAGCGGCGAGCTTCAGGAGCTACTAAATAAAACCGAGCTTACGAGCTGGATAAATTTGCTTAAAATTCTACCCTACTTAATCGTTTGGGGGATCTTTGCGATCACTTATGCTACGGCGATCAACCGCGAGATCCGCGCAAAAGCGGTACTCGCTTCATCGCTCGTAGCATCGATTTTATGGTGGCTTTCAAGACTGGTTTTCGCGCAATACGTCTTTTATAACAAAACCTATCTTAGTATCTACGGCTCGTTTTCGGTCGCGCTATTTTTCTTTCTGTGGATCTACATAAGCTGGATTTTCTACCTATACGGCGTGAAATTCTGCGTATTTTTAGACGCCAAATTTAAAAGAGGTGGCGAGCGCCAAAGCGCCTGA
- a CDS encoding mechanosensitive ion channel family protein — translation MRALAAIFLIFNLAFCEANSTLSTAHTRLESNASSAASEKKDENSKLSASLKDQIRVIDDEIKNNIWISRFSNFIGYQNLQKQSSQLEAELKKSAGTDKIAEIQKRLRAVKEQLILLKEYEKSPFLDIIAMPETPEPARITNPFSIISGFSTIRNLQAQKMEQKNAIENIKALIDKLEAKRALYERLMQIDTDASAAAELKSLDYELSEFSSAYEIAQTTYDVYEKKINSQIAVQTADIKAQIKRAGNIAVWILVVIALSFLCKVVAKKYIKNDENFYIVNKAINVLNFTLIALILLFSYIENMTHFVTVLGFASAGLAIAMKDMFMSSLGWLTIVLGGSFRVGDRIRVHKNGETYVGDIIDISVLRMTIFEDVTMTTWRENKRAGRVIFIPNNYIFTDLISNYTHSGMKTVWDGISILLTFDSNHKKAMYLIKNIVRKYSRGYTDIAKKQMGKLRSQYSIKNPNVEPRIFSFFEPYGIEISVWYMTNSYATLGLRSNISAEILDALRSEPDIKIAYPAYTLFNGKNYAAAGGNFATQDLGSEQQGSQNLNAAAQGAGFATGSGFGSEI, via the coding sequence ATGAGAGCGCTTGCAGCTATTTTTTTGATTTTTAATCTTGCATTTTGCGAGGCAAATTCTACGCTCTCCACCGCGCACACGCGCTTAGAATCTAACGCTAGCTCTGCCGCTAGTGAGAAGAAAGATGAAAATTCTAAGCTATCCGCGTCGCTAAAAGATCAGATCCGTGTTATTGACGATGAGATTAAAAATAATATCTGGATCTCTCGCTTTTCAAATTTCATCGGCTATCAAAATTTGCAAAAGCAATCCAGCCAGCTCGAAGCGGAGCTAAAAAAGAGCGCCGGCACCGATAAGATCGCAGAGATTCAAAAAAGACTTCGCGCCGTAAAAGAGCAGCTCATACTGCTAAAAGAGTATGAAAAATCTCCGTTTTTAGATATCATCGCGATGCCTGAAACCCCCGAGCCTGCGCGCATTACAAATCCTTTTTCGATAATTTCAGGTTTTTCTACGATTAGAAATTTGCAAGCTCAAAAGATGGAGCAGAAAAACGCGATCGAAAATATTAAAGCTTTAATCGATAAACTTGAAGCAAAAAGAGCGCTATATGAGCGTTTGATGCAGATTGATACGGACGCAAGCGCTGCGGCGGAGCTTAAAAGCTTAGATTACGAGCTTAGCGAGTTTAGCTCCGCATACGAGATCGCGCAGACCACATACGACGTTTACGAAAAAAAGATCAACTCCCAAATCGCCGTGCAGACCGCCGATATAAAAGCTCAAATCAAGCGCGCGGGAAATATCGCCGTATGGATACTCGTAGTCATCGCGCTGTCGTTTTTATGCAAGGTAGTGGCGAAAAAATATATCAAAAACGACGAGAATTTTTATATCGTAAATAAAGCTATCAACGTTTTAAATTTCACGCTGATCGCGCTGATACTACTCTTTTCTTACATCGAGAATATGACGCACTTCGTGACGGTTTTAGGCTTTGCCTCGGCAGGTCTAGCGATCGCGATGAAAGATATGTTTATGAGCTCCTTAGGCTGGCTTACGATCGTGCTTGGCGGCAGCTTTCGCGTGGGCGATCGTATCCGGGTGCATAAAAACGGCGAGACCTACGTAGGCGATATCATCGATATTTCGGTGCTTAGGATGACGATTTTCGAGGACGTTACTATGACTACGTGGAGAGAAAATAAACGCGCAGGCAGAGTGATTTTCATACCGAACAATTATATTTTTACCGATCTTATCTCAAACTACACTCATAGCGGCATGAAGACCGTCTGGGACGGCATCAGCATACTTTTAACATTTGATAGCAACCATAAAAAGGCGATGTATCTTATAAAAAACATCGTGCGGAAGTATTCCAGAGGCTACACCGACATCGCTAAAAAGCAGATGGGCAAGCTTCGTTCGCAATACAGCATCAAAAATCCAAACGTCGAGCCTAGAATTTTCAGCTTTTTTGAGCCATACGGCATTGAAATTTCGGTTTGGTATATGACGAACTCTTACGCGACGCTCGGGCTTCGCAGCAACATCTCGGCTGAAATTTTAGATGCGCTAAGAAGCGAGCCCGACATAAAGATCGCCTATCCCGCATACACGCTTTTTAACGGCAAAAATTATGCGGCTGCGGGCGGAAATTTTGCCACGCAAGATCTCGGCTCCGAGCAGCAAGGCTCGCAAAATTTAAACGCAGCGGCGCAGGGTGCGGGCTTTGCCACAGGAAGCGGATTCGGGAGCGAAATTTGA
- a CDS encoding TrkA C-terminal domain-containing protein: MKQILIIASGKFARHFLSQVYKIKDVVHNYRVIAKNALSVPEALQKEQNFSIEIFDPTSIERLRVVLSLAEFDRCIMIMDDEFDAKVTLENLKTLAPDLELYAADFWGLLRENKNEAHVKIVNTLALNSSRFIGFLPDSPVFADNIGLGRGEIMEVKVPVGSSFAYKKISTLSNAKYQIPMIYRHNNYIVTTPGSRIYPNDTILVVGEPSALRAVFAEVKKQSGQFPSPFGLNIFALIDMKKMSNDEIARTVRALEFLDLHIRNHKIYLRILNPLLNDAFSELKALCERDKFEILIDYSGELNLKRDVSENKAGLVVCSSGVFEAKKAALKALEIPVLSLGEGELKDVRKSVVLSAGERLREESSIVFDISSQLGLDVYLYLFGENEKGEFAQSYVSLSKLFKQSLFVIPCERQNPILALGSERDLLQFVPFNDRILARKLTSIFNQDLDQMYFKLGKNHQIFVPSDYGYEK; the protein is encoded by the coding sequence ATGAAACAGATCCTCATCATCGCAAGCGGAAAGTTTGCGCGCCATTTTTTATCCCAGGTTTATAAGATCAAAGACGTCGTGCACAACTATCGCGTCATCGCAAAAAACGCGCTTAGCGTCCCCGAGGCGCTGCAAAAAGAGCAAAATTTCAGCATCGAAATTTTCGATCCCACGAGCATTGAGCGGCTGCGCGTGGTGCTTAGCCTAGCGGAATTCGATCGCTGCATAATGATAATGGATGATGAGTTTGACGCCAAGGTGACGCTAGAAAATTTAAAGACGCTCGCTCCCGATTTGGAGCTTTACGCAGCCGATTTTTGGGGGCTTTTGCGCGAGAATAAAAATGAAGCTCATGTAAAAATCGTAAATACCCTTGCGCTAAATTCCTCGCGCTTCATCGGTTTTTTGCCCGATAGCCCCGTTTTTGCTGATAATATCGGGCTTGGACGCGGAGAGATAATGGAGGTAAAAGTGCCCGTAGGAAGCTCGTTTGCGTATAAAAAAATCAGCACGCTTTCTAATGCCAAATATCAAATTCCGATGATCTATCGTCACAACAATTACATCGTAACGACACCCGGCTCGCGGATATATCCGAATGATACGATCTTGGTCGTTGGTGAGCCTAGCGCGCTGCGAGCGGTGTTTGCTGAAGTAAAAAAGCAAAGTGGGCAATTTCCATCGCCGTTTGGGCTAAATATTTTCGCGCTAATTGATATGAAAAAAATGAGCAACGACGAGATAGCTAGGACGGTTAGGGCGCTTGAGTTTTTGGATTTACATATTAGAAATCATAAAATTTATCTGCGAATTTTAAATCCTTTGCTAAACGACGCTTTTAGCGAGCTTAAAGCTCTGTGTGAGCGAGATAAATTTGAAATTCTCATCGATTACTCGGGCGAGCTAAATTTAAAGCGCGACGTGAGCGAAAATAAAGCAGGCTTGGTAGTTTGCTCAAGCGGAGTTTTCGAAGCGAAAAAAGCGGCGCTTAAAGCGCTTGAAATTCCCGTGCTAAGCCTTGGAGAGGGCGAGCTAAAAGACGTGCGTAAAAGTGTCGTGTTAAGTGCCGGCGAGCGGCTGCGCGAGGAATCAAGCATCGTCTTTGACATCAGCTCGCAGCTAGGGCTAGACGTGTATTTGTATCTTTTCGGCGAGAACGAAAAGGGCGAGTTTGCGCAAAGCTACGTGAGCTTATCGAAGCTTTTTAAGCAAAGTTTATTCGTGATTCCTTGCGAGCGGCAAAATCCGATTTTAGCGCTAGGCAGCGAGCGAGATCTGCTGCAGTTCGTGCCATTTAATGATAGAATTTTGGCGCGCAAACTCACGTCGATTTTCAATCAGGATTTGGATCAGATGTATTTTAAACTCGGCAAAAATCATCAAATTTTCGTTCCGAGCGATTACGGGTATGAAAAGTAA
- the aroB gene encoding 3-dehydroquinate synthase, protein MKIDLNLDKKYSVFIDELHSLKLSGKVAIVTNPKVGGLWLDFLLQRLDCEQKFIITIPDGEEYKNTASVEQILQQLFGSKLDRKSTLIALGGGVISDITGFCASIYERGIDFINIPTTLLAQVDASVGGKTGVNNRFGKNLIGSFYQPRAVYCESKFLSTLPAREFAAGVAEAVKMAVCFDVELFKFFEMHDLKSADEISHVIARCVEIKASVVERDERESGVRAVLNYGHTFAHAIEKITNYKKFLHGEAVAIGMVMANALARRLGKLNELEEEQIRKVLQKFALPIKFHVEDAAEFYELFFLDKKSENGKIKFILPDGIGKFYTSKEIAKYEVIAALKEFE, encoded by the coding sequence ATGAAAATCGATCTTAATTTAGACAAAAAATACAGCGTTTTTATCGACGAATTGCATAGTTTAAAACTTAGCGGTAAGGTCGCTATCGTGACAAATCCAAAAGTAGGCGGGCTGTGGCTTGATTTCTTACTGCAGCGGCTAGATTGCGAGCAAAAATTTATCATCACGATCCCAGACGGCGAGGAGTATAAAAATACCGCGAGCGTGGAGCAAATTTTGCAGCAGCTTTTTGGCTCCAAGCTTGATCGCAAAAGCACGCTCATCGCTCTTGGCGGCGGCGTCATTAGCGACATAACGGGCTTTTGCGCGAGCATTTATGAGCGCGGCATCGATTTTATCAATATTCCGACGACTTTGCTAGCGCAAGTAGATGCAAGCGTCGGCGGTAAGACGGGCGTGAATAATCGCTTCGGCAAAAATTTAATCGGCTCATTTTATCAGCCGCGAGCGGTTTATTGCGAGAGTAAATTTTTATCGACGCTTCCTGCGCGAGAGTTTGCCGCAGGCGTTGCGGAGGCTGTAAAGATGGCTGTATGCTTTGATGTCGAACTATTTAAATTTTTCGAGATGCACGATCTAAAAAGCGCCGATGAAATTTCGCACGTAATCGCTCGCTGTGTGGAGATTAAAGCAAGCGTTGTAGAGCGAGACGAGCGCGAAAGCGGCGTGCGTGCAGTGTTAAACTACGGACACACCTTTGCTCACGCTATCGAAAAAATTACTAATTATAAAAAATTTTTGCACGGCGAGGCTGTGGCGATCGGCATGGTGATGGCAAACGCGCTAGCGCGCCGTCTTGGTAAATTAAATGAGCTTGAAGAGGAGCAGATCCGTAAAGTGCTTCAAAAATTCGCGCTTCCGATAAAATTCCACGTAGAGGATGCGGCGGAATTTTACGAGCTGTTTTTTCTCGATAAAAAAAGCGAAAACGGCAAGATAAAATTTATCCTGCCCGATGGCATCGGTAAATTCTACACTTCCAAAGAGATCGCAAAATATGAAGTAATCGCAGCGCTGAAAGAGTTTGAATGA
- a CDS encoding TonB-dependent receptor plug domain-containing protein: MKFKISLAACMCLLCGSLAAAQSGGNSAPEKSQNMGVIEVNSVGDNISESGIDEGFLSKNVQQGLLAGKRALDLPYQINTISKEIMNHQGVTGYEEAVKYFPSAQIQMRGGTTVGRPQTRGFEGSVVGNSFWDGFYTISTTAIPMAMFESFQVQNGVAGSLYGAQNPVGIFSYTRKRPVKDQYIIWGDYMSRSNLGLGLDLSNKFEKFGYRAVFYGSNGDRQPKGSNLQRRLASVTMEFYPTGDLTFETAASYYEHNTKGFAGQFALGVRDGKIVDGMELPKAVDSSKRGLGQSFGGMHLKTTTASAKFKFTPTDKWYLEGGFQFQRADRDTHGVVNYILPSTHPQYTKPGDYQTRHSGGATAAYRFDLPSGYLKANTQFNTGDIEHDFSVQTNGYHWTQDRYKNTSTNYVSPTIGNINDPKILDYTNAKRGSGLYHFAVIDMYNVSVLDDITINDKFDMMLSASKAWMRQESYNNRQQRLVKAYSDSGYSWAGSLIFHPIEDASIYYTYADSLQQGSTYVYNSGPHNGEVASTSPYRSKQHEIGAKIRVADMIDFSVAYFDIRRPIAYLNSSTGLYGINGEQRNRGFEFMSGGRITQNLSVLGGFTYIDPRMHNVSIAGANRKVANGIPKINANLMLDYVIPGTDKLAISTNFHYTGKMYLDDLNTQHTPSFFVTDLGIRYTSEHLLGDKTTLRFNVNNVFNKKYWAGMYPASADGAGGLNVTSVLGSANGVTLGESRSFMLSAEVKF, translated from the coding sequence ATGAAATTTAAAATTTCATTAGCGGCATGTATGTGCCTACTATGCGGTAGTTTGGCTGCAGCGCAAAGTGGCGGTAATTCTGCGCCTGAAAAATCGCAGAATATGGGCGTAATCGAGGTAAATTCCGTCGGCGATAATATCAGCGAGAGCGGCATCGACGAGGGCTTTTTGAGCAAAAACGTGCAACAAGGTCTGCTTGCGGGCAAGCGCGCTTTGGATCTTCCGTATCAGATCAACACGATCAGCAAGGAGATCATGAATCACCAAGGCGTCACCGGCTACGAGGAGGCAGTTAAATACTTCCCGTCCGCGCAGATTCAGATGCGCGGCGGCACTACGGTCGGACGCCCGCAGACGCGCGGCTTTGAGGGCAGCGTCGTAGGCAACAGCTTCTGGGACGGCTTTTATACGATTTCGACGACGGCGATTCCGATGGCGATGTTTGAGAGCTTTCAGGTGCAAAACGGCGTCGCGGGCTCGCTCTACGGCGCGCAAAATCCGGTCGGAATTTTCAGCTACACGCGCAAGCGACCGGTAAAAGATCAGTATATAATTTGGGGCGATTATATGTCGCGAAGCAATCTGGGGCTGGGGCTTGATCTATCGAATAAATTTGAAAAATTCGGCTATCGCGCGGTATTTTATGGATCAAACGGCGACAGACAACCAAAGGGCTCAAATTTGCAGCGCCGCTTAGCCAGCGTCACGATGGAATTTTATCCGACGGGCGATCTTACTTTTGAAACCGCGGCGAGCTATTACGAGCACAATACTAAGGGCTTTGCGGGGCAGTTTGCTCTTGGCGTGCGAGACGGTAAGATTGTAGACGGCATGGAGCTTCCAAAGGCGGTAGATTCTTCAAAACGCGGTCTTGGGCAGAGCTTTGGAGGTATGCATCTAAAAACCACTACCGCAAGCGCGAAATTTAAATTTACGCCTACCGATAAATGGTATTTAGAGGGCGGCTTTCAGTTTCAGCGCGCCGATCGTGATACTCATGGCGTTGTAAATTATATCTTGCCTAGCACACATCCGCAATATACAAAGCCGGGCGATTATCAAACCAGACACAGCGGCGGTGCTACGGCAGCATATAGATTCGATCTGCCAAGCGGCTATCTCAAGGCCAATACTCAGTTTAACACGGGTGATATCGAGCATGATTTCAGCGTGCAGACCAACGGATATCACTGGACGCAGGATAGATATAAAAACACGAGTACTAACTATGTCTCGCCTACTATCGGCAATATAAACGATCCTAAAATTTTAGATTACACTAACGCTAAGCGCGGAAGCGGGTTATATCATTTCGCAGTCATAGATATGTATAACGTCTCGGTGCTAGATGATATCACGATAAACGATAAATTTGACATGATGTTGAGCGCATCTAAGGCGTGGATGAGGCAGGAATCCTACAATAATCGCCAGCAAAGACTTGTCAAAGCCTATAGCGATTCTGGCTATAGCTGGGCGGGCAGCTTGATCTTCCATCCGATAGAGGATGCCAGTATCTACTACACCTACGCAGATAGCTTGCAACAGGGCTCTACCTATGTTTATAATAGCGGTCCGCATAACGGCGAGGTCGCCTCCACGTCGCCGTATCGCTCCAAGCAACACGAGATCGGCGCTAAGATCCGTGTAGCCGATATGATCGATTTTAGCGTGGCGTATTTTGATATACGCCGCCCGATCGCCTACTTAAATAGCTCTACGGGGCTTTACGGCATAAACGGCGAGCAGCGCAACCGTGGATTTGAGTTTATGAGCGGCGGACGAATTACGCAAAATTTAAGCGTGCTAGGAGGCTTTACCTATATTGATCCTAGGATGCATAACGTAAGCATCGCGGGTGCTAATCGCAAGGTCGCAAACGGCATCCCGAAAATCAATGCAAATTTAATGCTTGATTACGTGATCCCGGGCACCGATAAGCTTGCGATCAGTACGAATTTCCACTACACCGGCAAGATGTATCTGGATGATCTAAACACCCAGCACACGCCTAGCTTTTTCGTTACCGATCTTGGTATCAGATACACGAGCGAGCACCTTTTAGGCGATAAGACCACGCTGCGCTTCAACGTAAATAACGTATTTAATAAAAAATACTGGGCGGGAATGTATCCTGCGAGTGCCGACGGTGCGGGCGGTCTTAACGTAACTAGCGTGCTAGGCTCGGCAAACGGCGTGACGCTGGGCGAGAGTAGAAGTTTCATGCTCTCTGCGGAGGTGAAATTTTAA